The following are from one region of the Paenibacillus sabinae T27 genome:
- a CDS encoding ATP synthase subunit I, with translation MNDTLRLNRLLFAVIMAIIAVCLVIAELMPLHRAVYYGVILGAAVSCLNVMHAGYRVLRVTRNVTEGRKGSGFGFGVRIASSILAIMLALKFPDTFNEIAVCASLVIGQFLLFIISFVLVLKNE, from the coding sequence ATGAATGACACACTCAGGCTGAACAGGCTGCTGTTTGCCGTAATTATGGCGATAATAGCGGTTTGTCTTGTCATCGCGGAGCTGATGCCTCTTCACCGTGCGGTTTATTATGGAGTAATACTCGGCGCCGCCGTCAGCTGTTTGAACGTGATGCATGCAGGTTACAGGGTGCTCCGCGTTACCCGGAATGTGACGGAAGGACGCAAGGGCTCGGGTTTTGGATTTGGCGTGAGAATTGCAAGCTCCATCTTGGCGATCATGCTTGCTTTGAAGTTTCCTGATACTTTCAACGAAATCGCGGTCTGCGCAAGTTTGGTGATTGGCCAATTCCTGCTTTTTATCATAAGCTTCGTTCTTGTGTTAAAGAATGAATGA
- a CDS encoding low molecular weight protein arginine phosphatase → MLHILFVCTGNTCRSPMAEGLMRKLSAERGINLEVRSAGVSAISGTPMSRHAAAILRDEGVNDLITSSQLSGELLNWADLVLTLTQSHKRHVLHYFPKAVSKTFTLKEYVQDEDAVRRDLEELDSLYAGTELAASLGQEPKAADLQRIIEIRQRIPSADIMDPFGGSREDYEYAAAEIRSSLHKLLDKLETLHRL, encoded by the coding sequence ATGCTTCATATTTTGTTCGTCTGCACCGGCAATACCTGCCGCAGTCCAATGGCTGAGGGCCTCATGCGCAAACTGTCGGCGGAGCGGGGTATCAATCTGGAGGTGCGGTCCGCCGGGGTTTCCGCGATCTCCGGAACGCCGATGTCAAGGCATGCGGCGGCCATATTACGGGATGAAGGCGTTAACGACTTGATTACATCCTCCCAACTTTCGGGCGAGCTGCTGAATTGGGCCGATCTGGTGCTGACTCTCACCCAGAGTCATAAGCGGCATGTTCTGCACTATTTTCCAAAGGCGGTTTCCAAGACGTTTACCCTGAAGGAATACGTGCAGGATGAGGACGCAGTCCGCAGGGATCTGGAGGAGCTTGACAGCTTGTATGCCGGAACGGAATTGGCCGCTTCGCTCGGACAGGAACCGAAGGCCGCCGATCTGCAGCGGATTATCGAGATCCGCCAGCGGATACCAAGTGCGGACATTATGGACCCGTTCGGCGGAAGCCGCGAGGACTACGAATATGCGGCGGCGGAAATCCGTTCATCGCTGCACAAGCTGCTGGATAAGCTTGAAACCTTGCATCGTCTGTAA
- a CDS encoding manganese efflux pump MntP family protein, whose translation MGEVQAGWGQIVTIAIMAIALGMDAFSLGVGIGMRGIRLLHVLQMGLLVAFFHVLMPLLGLVAGNYVGHLLGRVAGIAAGGLLVALGCHMVLGSFRVGESNEMRGMDHRTLWGMLLISLSVSIDSFSVGLSLGVFVSHVLLTVLAFGACGGIMSITGLLLGRRVSRGLGEYGEALGGAILLGFGLLFIF comes from the coding sequence ATGGGAGAAGTGCAGGCCGGTTGGGGCCAGATCGTAACCATTGCAATCATGGCGATCGCTCTGGGCATGGATGCCTTTTCACTTGGCGTAGGAATCGGAATGAGAGGCATCCGTCTTCTTCATGTACTGCAAATGGGCTTGCTCGTTGCTTTTTTTCATGTGCTGATGCCTCTTCTGGGGCTGGTAGCCGGAAACTATGTCGGACACCTGCTTGGACGGGTAGCGGGAATTGCCGCCGGAGGCCTGCTTGTCGCGCTGGGCTGCCATATGGTGCTCGGTTCGTTCCGCGTCGGTGAGAGCAATGAAATGCGAGGGATGGACCACCGTACGCTGTGGGGAATGCTGCTCATTTCGCTCAGCGTCAGCATCGACTCCTTCTCGGTCGGCCTGTCGCTTGGGGTATTTGTGAGCCATGTGCTGCTGACGGTGCTGGCCTTCGGGGCCTGCGGCGGAATTATGTCGATCACCGGCCTGCTGCTCGGGCGGCGTGTGAGCCGAGGACTCGGAGAATACGGAGAAGCGCTCGGCGGGGCGATTCTGCTTGGGTTTGGCTTGCTGTTCATCTTCTGA
- the atpF gene encoding F0F1 ATP synthase subunit B, with protein MSFSIPSLVLALIAFLILYFLLNKYAFGPLFSVMEKRRELVLQQINEASQTREQAVAYVEEQKQALQDARKEAYDIIEQSRQTSSKQTEQLLEQAKAEATRIKDEALRDIQSEKNKAVEALRSELGSASVKIASKLLEKEVSSDAAQEELVDQYLKEVGGRS; from the coding sequence TTGAGTTTTTCAATTCCATCCCTCGTCCTGGCGCTGATCGCTTTTCTAATCTTGTATTTTCTGCTTAACAAATACGCTTTCGGCCCCTTGTTCTCCGTAATGGAGAAACGGCGCGAGCTTGTATTGCAGCAAATTAATGAAGCTTCGCAGACGCGCGAGCAGGCGGTCGCTTACGTAGAGGAACAGAAGCAGGCTCTCCAGGATGCCCGCAAGGAAGCTTACGATATTATCGAGCAGTCCAGACAGACGAGCAGCAAGCAAACCGAACAACTGCTTGAACAAGCCAAGGCGGAAGCTACCCGAATCAAGGATGAAGCTCTCCGTGACATTCAAAGCGAGAAGAACAAGGCCGTCGAGGCGCTGCGCAGCGAGCTCGGTTCGGCTTCCGTAAAAATCGCATCCAAGCTGCTTGAGAAGGAAGTCAGCTCGGACGCCGCGCAGGAGGAACTCGTTGATCAATACCTCAAAGAGGTTGGGGGCAGATCATGA
- the spoIIR gene encoding stage II sporulation protein R has protein sequence MNVKKGFAGDSLRQTFTYTAILICIFMLVMMAWEGQKTDAAVSEGPIPQESIRLRILANSDGPGDQLVKRQIRDKIVEQMNGWVAELEDPQSLDQARAVIREHLPELEQLVGGELRKRGIEYGYKVELGVVPFPTKLYGGTVYPAGEYEALRVTLGEGKGQNWWCVLFPPLCFIDAGSGDAAAKPAGEAKAVKVSADGNAGSGKVKQGQAGSAGDRQPDSSAQAGAAGEQPKVRFFVWDLLLKIGHWLSSLWA, from the coding sequence ATGAACGTAAAAAAAGGATTTGCCGGAGATTCGCTGCGCCAGACTTTTACGTATACTGCCATTTTAATTTGTATTTTTATGCTTGTCATGATGGCCTGGGAAGGGCAAAAAACCGATGCTGCCGTAAGCGAAGGACCTATTCCGCAGGAGTCGATCCGGCTGCGGATTCTCGCCAACTCGGACGGGCCGGGGGACCAGCTTGTTAAGCGGCAGATCCGCGATAAAATTGTGGAGCAGATGAACGGGTGGGTCGCAGAGCTTGAGGACCCGCAAAGCCTCGATCAGGCGCGGGCCGTGATACGCGAGCATTTGCCGGAGCTGGAACAACTGGTGGGCGGGGAACTGCGCAAGCGGGGCATCGAGTATGGCTATAAGGTGGAGCTGGGGGTTGTTCCGTTTCCAACCAAGCTGTACGGGGGAACGGTGTATCCCGCCGGAGAATATGAAGCACTTCGCGTAACACTGGGAGAAGGAAAGGGTCAGAACTGGTGGTGCGTGCTGTTCCCGCCGCTCTGCTTCATCGACGCGGGTTCGGGCGATGCGGCGGCCAAACCGGCAGGGGAGGCCAAGGCCGTGAAGGTGTCGGCGGACGGAAATGCTGGCTCCGGAAAAGTGAAGCAAGGCCAAGCGGGGTCGGCAGGCGATCGGCAGCCGGATTCCTCGGCCCAGGCGGGGGCCGCCGGAGAGCAGCCGAAGGTGCGGTTCTTTGTATGGGACCTGCTGCTCAAAATCGGACACTGGCTTAGCAGCTTGTGGGCATAA
- the glyA gene encoding serine hydroxymethyltransferase, which yields MEQLRKSDPEVLKAMGLELQRQKANIELIASENIVSEAVIEAMGSVLTNKYAEGYPGKRYYGGCEDVDIVENLARDRAKQLFGADHANVQPHSGAQANMAVYLAALNPGDTVLGMNLAHGGHLTHGSPVNASGLLYNFVAYGVQEDTFLIDYDEVRKAAFKHRPKLIVAGASAYPRTIDFEALASIANDVGALFMVDMAHIAGLVAAGLHPSPVPHAHFVTTTTHKTLRGPRGGMILCKQPWAAAIDKAVFPGSQGGPLMHVIAAKAVSFGEALQPSFKTYAENVVKNAKVLAETLIGEGVNIVSGGTDNHLMLVDTRNLNITGKDAEKVLDSIGITVNKNAIPFDPTSPFITSGIRIGTPAVTSRGMDEQAMTEIGRLIAAVLKNPKDEATLKDAASRVAALTERFPIYPELKY from the coding sequence ATGGAACAATTGCGCAAGAGTGATCCGGAAGTGCTGAAAGCGATGGGACTGGAGCTTCAGCGTCAGAAGGCCAATATCGAGCTGATCGCTTCGGAGAATATCGTGAGCGAGGCCGTCATTGAGGCGATGGGCTCCGTATTGACGAATAAATACGCCGAGGGTTATCCGGGCAAGCGCTACTATGGCGGTTGTGAAGATGTGGACATCGTCGAGAATCTGGCCCGCGACCGTGCCAAGCAGCTGTTCGGCGCCGACCATGCCAATGTGCAGCCGCACTCCGGCGCGCAGGCGAACATGGCCGTTTACCTTGCTGCGCTTAATCCGGGAGATACGGTGCTCGGGATGAACCTGGCCCATGGCGGACACTTGACACACGGCAGCCCGGTTAACGCTTCCGGCCTGCTCTATAATTTTGTTGCTTACGGCGTTCAGGAAGACACCTTCCTTATCGACTACGACGAAGTGCGCAAAGCCGCATTCAAGCATCGTCCGAAGCTGATCGTCGCCGGCGCAAGCGCCTATCCGCGCACGATCGATTTCGAAGCGCTGGCTTCGATTGCAAACGACGTCGGAGCGCTGTTTATGGTCGACATGGCGCATATCGCTGGCCTGGTAGCTGCCGGACTGCATCCTAGCCCTGTTCCGCATGCTCATTTCGTGACCACAACCACCCATAAGACGCTTCGCGGCCCGCGCGGCGGCATGATTCTCTGCAAACAGCCGTGGGCTGCGGCGATTGACAAGGCCGTATTCCCGGGATCGCAAGGTGGTCCGCTGATGCACGTCATCGCGGCCAAAGCCGTTTCCTTCGGCGAAGCTCTTCAGCCGTCCTTCAAGACCTATGCGGAGAACGTGGTGAAGAACGCGAAGGTGCTTGCGGAAACTCTGATCGGCGAAGGCGTCAATATCGTCTCCGGCGGAACCGACAACCATCTGATGCTGGTCGATACGCGAAATTTGAACATTACCGGCAAGGATGCGGAAAAAGTGCTCGATTCCATCGGCATCACCGTCAACAAAAATGCGATTCCGTTCGATCCGACCAGCCCGTTCATTACAAGCGGCATCCGGATCGGCACGCCTGCGGTTACTTCGCGCGGCATGGACGAGCAGGCGATGACCGAGATCGGCCGGCTTATCGCCGCCGTTCTCAAGAATCCGAAGGACGAAGCGACACTGAAAGACGCCGCCAGCCGGGTTGCCGCGCTGACTGAGCGCTTCCCTATCTACCCTGAACTGAAATATTAA
- a CDS encoding TIGR01440 family protein: MELSIAEQTLLVLKELAEAGGIGPGKILVVGVSTSEVAGARIGTGGALEVAEQLLSGVNRAAEQFGFSPVFQCCEHLNRAIVMERSLLEQLGLTEVSAVPIPGAGGSMGAAAYRAMTDPVLAETVQAHAGIDIGETLIGMHLRRVAVPFRPSLRYIGQARVNAAYTRPPLIGGERAVYRKQEESGSKLCD; this comes from the coding sequence GTGGAGTTGTCTATCGCCGAACAGACGCTGCTCGTGCTGAAAGAGCTGGCCGAAGCCGGCGGGATCGGACCGGGCAAGATACTGGTTGTCGGCGTCAGCACGAGCGAGGTGGCCGGTGCGCGCATCGGCACCGGCGGCGCGCTGGAAGTGGCGGAGCAGCTGTTGTCCGGGGTGAACCGGGCTGCGGAGCAATTCGGGTTTTCCCCGGTATTTCAGTGCTGCGAGCATTTGAACCGGGCCATTGTAATGGAACGGAGTCTGCTGGAGCAGCTCGGCTTGACTGAAGTGTCGGCGGTGCCGATTCCGGGGGCCGGCGGTTCAATGGGCGCCGCGGCTTACCGGGCAATGACTGATCCCGTATTGGCCGAAACGGTGCAGGCCCATGCAGGCATCGATATCGGCGAGACGCTGATCGGCATGCATCTGCGCCGCGTCGCGGTGCCTTTCCGGCCTTCGCTGCGCTATATCGGACAAGCCCGTGTGAATGCGGCCTACACCCGGCCGCCGCTGATCGGCGGCGAGCGCGCCGTGTACCGGAAGCAGGAAGAAAGCGGCTCGAAGCTGTGTGATTAG
- a CDS encoding AtpZ/AtpI family protein produces MGKSLQAMGLVSAIGIDLAGCTLGGYFLGNWLGGKWGNPGLWIGVGVLFGMLSGAASIIAVIKRVMKESDE; encoded by the coding sequence TTGGGCAAATCGCTACAGGCCATGGGTCTTGTCAGTGCGATAGGAATTGATCTCGCCGGCTGTACCTTGGGAGGTTATTTTCTGGGCAACTGGCTGGGAGGCAAATGGGGGAATCCGGGACTTTGGATCGGTGTAGGCGTTCTCTTCGGCATGTTATCAGGTGCGGCAAGTATAATCGCTGTTATTAAGAGGGTGATGAAGGAGAGCGATGAATGA
- the atpE gene encoding F0F1 ATP synthase subunit C translates to MGVLAFVAAAIAVGLGALGAGIGNGLIFSKTIEGIARQPEAKSTLQTTAFIGVGLVEALPIIGVVLAFIFFGRA, encoded by the coding sequence ATGGGAGTTTTGGCATTTGTGGCTGCTGCAATTGCAGTGGGTCTTGGCGCGCTGGGCGCTGGTATCGGTAACGGTCTGATTTTCAGTAAAACAATTGAAGGGATCGCCCGTCAACCCGAAGCGAAATCCACTCTGCAAACAACTGCTTTTATCGGGGTAGGTCTGGTAGAGGCCCTGCCGATCATCGGCGTTGTCTTGGCGTTCATTTTCTTCGGCCGAGCATAA
- the atpB gene encoding F0F1 ATP synthase subunit A, with translation MHESPIIHLAGLDIDLSIVLMLVVTCAIVFLIARLATRNLSVENPGKMQNFLEWVVEFVQGLISSTMDLKKGKPFLSLGMTLIMFIFVGNMLGLPFGIVTEYHDASKAHIFGHELVTVTEKLHTEEAAHPGEEAEVGVAWWKSPTADPAVALGLAGLIFVMVHFLGLTRNTKGYLKHYFQPFWFFFPINLIEQFSKLLTHGMRLFGNIFAGEVLISVLVQLGSSGPIGTVASIPFLVIWQGFSIFVGSIQAFVFTILTFVYISQAIDTHEEH, from the coding sequence ATGCATGAATCGCCGATTATTCATTTGGCGGGACTAGATATCGACCTGTCCATTGTACTGATGCTGGTTGTGACCTGTGCGATTGTATTCCTTATCGCCCGTCTGGCTACCCGCAATTTGTCGGTAGAAAACCCCGGCAAAATGCAAAATTTTCTGGAATGGGTGGTCGAGTTCGTTCAGGGCCTGATCTCAAGTACCATGGATCTTAAGAAGGGCAAGCCTTTCCTGTCCCTTGGTATGACGCTGATTATGTTTATCTTCGTCGGCAATATGCTCGGACTTCCGTTTGGTATTGTGACGGAGTATCACGATGCGAGCAAGGCCCATATTTTCGGCCATGAGCTTGTGACCGTAACGGAGAAGCTACATACAGAAGAGGCTGCACACCCTGGAGAAGAAGCGGAAGTTGGAGTGGCTTGGTGGAAATCTCCGACGGCCGACCCGGCGGTTGCTTTGGGACTGGCCGGTTTGATTTTCGTAATGGTTCACTTCCTGGGGCTTACCCGGAATACGAAGGGCTACCTGAAACACTATTTTCAACCGTTCTGGTTCTTCTTCCCCATCAACCTTATTGAGCAGTTCTCCAAGCTGCTCACGCACGGCATGCGTCTATTCGGTAATATTTTTGCCGGTGAAGTGCTGATTTCGGTGCTGGTACAGCTCGGATCTTCGGGGCCAATCGGAACCGTCGCTTCTATTCCGTTCCTTGTGATCTGGCAGGGCTTCAGTATATTTGTCGGCTCTATCCAGGCTTTCGTCTTTACGATTTTGACATTCGTGTACATTTCTCAAGCAATCGACACCCACGAAGAGCATTAA
- a CDS encoding FtsW/RodA/SpoVE family cell cycle protein: MLQKFKKIDGVIVVVLVLLMVISLFSIYSVTHGRQGLDGFHIKMLKFYILGFIAFFGLALLDYRLLIKYAVYVYTFGIALLVLVTFIGAEENGAKGWIKFGGFSLQPAELFKLILILFLAAFLFRKNKNRLHFWRDVVPLGLLALLPFVIVIMQNDLGNALSYIVILGGLLWIGNIKFSHALIGLIVTAGLVGGSIFSYIHYHDSVSKFLNELRPHLVERFDPWLVPDEASAKASYHTKNAKLAIASGGMSGEGYMEGSSVQTERVPYTYSDSIFVEIAEEFGFVGSAVLLLLYFILIHRMILIALECRDRGGPFIIVGIVAMMLYQIFENIGAFIGLMPLTGITLPFISYGGTSLMINMASIGLVMSVKLYGQEEEEDLPKASYTAPAKQG, translated from the coding sequence TTGCTCCAGAAGTTTAAAAAAATCGACGGCGTCATCGTCGTGGTTCTTGTGTTGTTGATGGTGATCAGTCTGTTCTCCATATACAGTGTGACGCATGGCCGGCAAGGCCTGGACGGTTTTCACATTAAAATGTTGAAGTTTTATATTTTGGGATTCATCGCCTTTTTCGGCTTGGCGCTATTGGATTACCGGCTGCTGATCAAGTACGCGGTGTATGTTTACACGTTCGGAATCGCTCTGCTCGTACTAGTTACCTTCATCGGTGCGGAGGAGAACGGCGCGAAGGGCTGGATCAAGTTCGGGGGTTTCAGCCTGCAGCCTGCTGAGCTGTTCAAGCTGATCCTGATTTTATTTCTGGCGGCCTTTCTGTTCCGTAAGAATAAGAACCGGCTCCATTTTTGGAGAGATGTCGTGCCGCTCGGTCTGCTGGCGCTGCTTCCTTTCGTTATTGTCATCATGCAAAATGACCTGGGAAACGCGCTTTCCTACATCGTCATCCTCGGCGGGTTGCTCTGGATCGGGAACATCAAGTTTTCCCATGCGCTGATTGGACTTATCGTTACCGCCGGTTTGGTAGGCGGCAGTATTTTCTCTTATATTCATTATCATGATTCCGTCTCAAAATTTCTGAATGAATTGCGTCCCCACTTGGTGGAGCGCTTCGACCCCTGGCTTGTGCCGGATGAAGCGTCCGCGAAGGCCAGCTATCATACGAAAAACGCCAAGCTGGCGATCGCTTCCGGCGGAATGAGCGGTGAAGGCTACATGGAAGGAAGTTCGGTGCAGACGGAACGGGTTCCTTACACCTATTCGGATTCGATTTTCGTGGAGATTGCGGAAGAGTTCGGCTTTGTAGGCTCGGCTGTGCTGCTGCTGCTATACTTTATTCTGATTCACCGGATGATTCTGATTGCGCTCGAATGCAGGGACAGGGGCGGACCTTTCATCATCGTCGGCATTGTAGCCATGATGCTGTACCAGATTTTTGAGAATATCGGTGCGTTTATCGGCCTTATGCCGCTGACCGGCATTACGCTGCCTTTTATCAGCTACGGCGGCACCTCGCTTATGATCAATATGGCGAGCATCGGGCTTGTGATGAGCGTGAAGCTGTACGGGCAGGAAGAAGAAGAGGATTTGCCAAAAGCGTCTTATACGGCTCCGGCCAAACAGGGATGA
- the wecB gene encoding non-hydrolyzing UDP-N-acetylglucosamine 2-epimerase, translated as MSKIKVMTIFGVRPEAIKMAPLVLELQKHPEHIESLVCVTAQHRQLLDQVLEVFNIVPDYDLDVMKDRQTLNEITIRVLQGLEPVLREAKPDLVLVHGDTLTTFLASYASFLQQIQVGHVEAGLRTWNKLSPYPEEMNRQLTGVLADLHFAPTDWSAGNLRHENKKESSVYITGNTVTDVFQYTVQPGYRHPVLDWASGKRLILMTAHRRESQGEPHRHIFRAVKRIADEFEDVAICYPVHPSPAVKEPAYEILGDHPRIKLIDPLDVVDLHNFYPHTHLILTDSGGLQEEAPSFGVPVLVLRDTTERPEGIEAGTLELVGTDEEKVYQRTHALLTDQDLYQSMSRAANPYGDGKASGRIVSAILHHFGINEERPEQFHRMFTNDSGVSEVKP; from the coding sequence ATGTCCAAGATTAAAGTAATGACGATTTTCGGCGTCCGTCCCGAGGCGATTAAGATGGCTCCGCTGGTGCTTGAGCTTCAAAAGCATCCCGAGCATATCGAGTCGCTCGTTTGTGTGACGGCCCAGCACCGTCAGCTGCTCGATCAGGTGCTTGAAGTATTTAACATTGTCCCCGACTACGATTTGGATGTCATGAAGGACCGGCAGACGCTGAACGAAATTACGATCCGGGTTCTTCAAGGACTGGAGCCTGTGCTGCGGGAGGCGAAGCCTGATCTTGTACTGGTGCACGGCGACACGCTGACCACGTTTTTGGCAAGCTACGCATCCTTTTTACAGCAAATTCAGGTTGGGCATGTGGAAGCGGGCCTGCGCACCTGGAACAAGCTGTCCCCTTATCCGGAGGAGATGAACCGTCAGCTGACCGGTGTGCTCGCCGATCTGCACTTCGCTCCAACCGACTGGTCGGCAGGGAATTTGAGACATGAAAACAAAAAAGAATCAAGTGTTTATATCACAGGCAATACGGTAACCGATGTGTTTCAATATACCGTACAGCCGGGCTACCGGCATCCGGTACTGGACTGGGCTTCAGGAAAAAGACTTATTTTGATGACGGCGCACCGCAGGGAATCCCAAGGCGAACCGCACCGTCATATTTTCCGTGCCGTCAAAAGAATTGCTGATGAATTCGAAGATGTCGCCATCTGCTATCCCGTGCATCCGAGTCCCGCGGTTAAGGAACCGGCGTACGAGATTTTGGGCGATCATCCCCGAATCAAGCTGATCGATCCGCTGGATGTCGTGGACTTGCATAATTTTTATCCGCATACCCACTTGATTTTGACCGATTCCGGCGGCTTGCAGGAAGAAGCTCCGTCTTTTGGAGTCCCTGTTCTCGTGCTGCGCGACACTACGGAGCGCCCGGAAGGCATCGAGGCGGGAACGCTCGAATTGGTGGGTACGGACGAGGAGAAGGTGTATCAACGGACACATGCTTTGTTGACTGATCAGGATCTCTATCAGTCCATGAGCCGGGCCGCCAACCCGTATGGAGATGGTAAAGCATCCGGACGAATTGTCAGTGCGATTTTGCACCATTTTGGAATAAATGAAGAGCGTCCGGAACAGTTTCACAGAATGTTCACAAATGATTCGGGAGTCTCCGAAGTCAAACCGTGA
- the upp gene encoding uracil phosphoribosyltransferase: MGKLVICDHPLIQHKLTFIRDVRTNTKEFREHVDEVATLMAYEITRDIPLETITVQTPVAETQGKVISGRMLGLIPILRAGLGMLEGVLKLLPAAKVGHVGLFRDPETLQPVEYYIKLPTDVQQRELIVIDPMLATGGSAIAAITSLKNRGCTQIKMMNLIAAPEGVAAVQEAHPDVDIYVAALDDHLNDHGYIVPGLGDAGDRLYGTK, translated from the coding sequence ATGGGAAAATTGGTGATTTGCGATCATCCATTGATCCAGCACAAACTGACTTTTATACGCGATGTGCGGACTAATACGAAGGAATTTAGAGAACATGTAGACGAAGTGGCTACTCTGATGGCCTATGAAATTACGCGGGACATCCCATTAGAAACGATTACGGTGCAGACCCCGGTCGCCGAAACGCAGGGCAAGGTCATTTCCGGCAGAATGCTGGGACTTATTCCGATCCTGCGGGCGGGTCTGGGAATGCTGGAAGGCGTCCTGAAGCTGCTCCCTGCAGCGAAGGTGGGCCATGTTGGCCTGTTCCGCGACCCGGAGACGCTCCAGCCCGTCGAATATTATATCAAGCTGCCTACCGATGTGCAGCAGCGTGAGCTGATTGTCATCGATCCGATGCTGGCTACCGGCGGCTCCGCGATCGCAGCTATTACTTCGCTCAAGAACCGCGGGTGCACCCAGATCAAAATGATGAATCTGATCGCCGCTCCCGAAGGCGTTGCTGCTGTCCAGGAAGCCCATCCGGATGTTGACATTTATGTTGCCGCGCTTGACGACCATCTGAACGATCACGGCTACATCGTGCCGGGCCTTGGCGACGCCGGCGATCGGCTGTACGGAACGAAGTGA
- a CDS encoding L-threonylcarbamoyladenylate synthase: protein MEAEQCGEGSRTGTDPADEAVIAEAAELLKAGETVAFPTETVYGLGADARNTEAVEAIFEAKGRPSDNPLIVHIADRAALGELVTEVPPVAAALMDAYWPGPLTVVLPLRAGVLSSRVTAGLDTVGVRMPDHPVALALLAAAGCPVAAPSANRSGRPSPTLAGHVLDDLAGKIGGVLDGGAAGVGLESTVVQVQPDGSVAVLRPGGITAAQLAAVAGEAAVTGVSAAPDFTPPQEAAEASSRPAAPDAAGDGSPAPRAPGMKYAHYAPRGWLGVVRGSSPASAAKTAAGLLDAARGRGEKTGMLLFEEHLPLYPAGAADCVVSLGPLASPETAARFLYAALRRFDEAGATYILAEACPETGLGSAIMNRLMKAAAGCVIDAE from the coding sequence TTGGAAGCTGAGCAGTGCGGAGAGGGAAGCCGGACGGGAACGGACCCGGCGGATGAGGCGGTGATTGCGGAAGCGGCAGAGCTCTTGAAGGCGGGAGAGACCGTTGCTTTTCCAACCGAGACGGTGTACGGGCTCGGAGCTGACGCGCGGAACACGGAGGCGGTCGAGGCGATTTTCGAGGCCAAGGGGCGGCCGTCGGACAATCCTCTGATTGTTCACATCGCCGACCGTGCGGCGCTCGGAGAGCTTGTGACGGAGGTGCCTCCAGTGGCGGCGGCCCTGATGGATGCCTACTGGCCCGGTCCGCTGACCGTGGTGCTGCCGCTTAGGGCCGGCGTACTGTCCTCGCGCGTCACCGCGGGACTGGACACGGTCGGCGTACGCATGCCGGACCACCCTGTGGCGCTGGCCCTGCTGGCCGCGGCCGGATGCCCGGTCGCCGCTCCAAGCGCCAACCGCTCCGGACGGCCGAGCCCGACGCTGGCTGGCCATGTGCTCGATGATCTGGCCGGCAAGATCGGCGGCGTGCTGGACGGCGGCGCCGCTGGCGTCGGTCTGGAGTCGACCGTCGTGCAGGTGCAGCCGGACGGCTCCGTCGCAGTGCTCCGGCCCGGCGGCATCACGGCCGCGCAGCTGGCGGCCGTCGCGGGGGAAGCCGCCGTCACAGGCGTTTCGGCGGCGCCCGATTTCACGCCTCCGCAGGAAGCGGCGGAGGCCTCATCACGCCCCGCCGCCCCGGACGCGGCGGGGGATGGAAGCCCGGCTCCGCGCGCGCCGGGCATGAAGTACGCGCACTACGCGCCGCGGGGCTGGCTCGGCGTCGTGCGCGGGTCTTCGCCGGCGAGCGCGGCGAAGACGGCTGCGGGCCTGCTGGACGCGGCCCGCGGGCGCGGCGAGAAGACGGGGATGCTCCTCTTCGAGGAGCATCTGCCCCTGTATCCCGCCGGCGCCGCCGACTGTGTTGTCTCCCTCGGCCCGCTGGCCTCGCCGGAGACGGCCGCCCGCTTCCTTTATGCCGCGCTGCGGCGCTTCGATGAAGCGGGAGCGACTTATATCCTGGCCGAAGCCTGCCCGGAGACGGGGCTCGGGTCCGCGATTATGAACCGGCTGATGAAGGCCGCCGCCGGCTGCGTGATTGACGCCGAATAG